The Claveliimonas bilis genome window below encodes:
- a CDS encoding kinase, whose amino-acid sequence MIITKTPFRMSFFGGGTDIEEYFRENSGAVLSTTFDKYCYVNVRHLPRFFDYSTEIAYSKMERVTKVDDIKHPAIREAMKLLDMHEIRLTYEADLPARSGLGTSSSFAVGMLNAFHALKGKYVDKKKLADEAIYLERVLCNEAGGWQDQIAASFGGLNRINFGPDGYEVLPVIISPDRKSQLNNNLLMFFTGFTRFSSDIQRVNAISKNEKKAQLKEMYSLVDEAEKVLVDKEKNIDDFGILLNQTWKLKRQTGVAISTNSIDELYLKGIEAGALGGKLLGAGGGGFLIFYVCPENQEAVKRAMKELLYIPFRFENGGTRVIHYTPELYEPRKESK is encoded by the coding sequence ATGATAATAACAAAAACACCATTCCGAATGTCGTTTTTTGGCGGTGGAACAGATATAGAGGAGTACTTTAGGGAAAATAGCGGGGCAGTACTTTCAACAACATTTGATAAATACTGTTATGTAAATGTGCGGCATTTGCCGCGCTTTTTTGATTATAGTACAGAAATTGCATATTCAAAAATGGAGAGGGTAACAAAAGTAGATGATATTAAACACCCGGCGATAAGAGAGGCGATGAAATTGCTTGATATGCATGAGATTCGTCTTACATATGAAGCCGATCTTCCAGCGCGATCTGGTTTAGGGACCTCTTCTTCTTTTGCGGTAGGAATGCTTAATGCGTTTCACGCTTTAAAGGGAAAATATGTGGATAAAAAAAAGTTGGCCGATGAGGCTATTTATCTTGAGAGAGTATTGTGTAATGAAGCGGGGGGATGGCAGGATCAAATAGCGGCTTCTTTTGGAGGTTTAAATCGAATAAATTTTGGACCGGATGGATATGAAGTTTTGCCAGTCATCATTTCTCCCGATAGAAAAAGTCAACTAAATAATAATTTATTAATGTTTTTCACGGGATTTACAAGATTTTCATCTGATATTCAGAGAGTAAATGCAATTTCTAAGAATGAAAAGAAGGCACAATTAAAAGAAATGTATTCTTTGGTTGATGAGGCAGAAAAAGTGCTCGTGGATAAAGAAAAAAACATAGATGATTTTGGAATATTACTCAATCAAACGTGGAAATTGAAAAGACAAACAGGAGTTGCTATATCAACAAATAGTATTGATGAGTTGTATCTTAAAGGAATAGAAGCAGGTGCACTTGGTGGCAAACTGTTAGGAGCAGGCGGGGGAGGTTTTTTGATATTTTATGTATGTCCTGAAAATCAAGAGGCAGTAAAAAGAGCTATGAAAGAATTGCTATATATTCCCTTCAGATTTGAAAACGGAGGTACGAGAGTAATACATTATACTCCGGAGCTCTATGAACCTAGAAAGGAAAGTAAGTGA
- a CDS encoding D-sedoheptulose-7-phosphate isomerase — protein sequence MGLLDKKIEKHVELLMERYPKLMSVREDIINGYIVLENCYRTGGKLLIAGNGGSASDSEHIAGELMKCFKIPRPVSKEYAKKLISIDSKRGPVLAQNLEQTLMAIPLVAHEALTTAYINDVDGVGVFAQQLFGFGKKGDVFLGISTSGNSKNIMNATVVARASGMKILSLTGAEGGELALVSDVAVKVPENETYMIQELHLPVYHCWCLMLEDKFFGK from the coding sequence ATGGGATTATTAGATAAAAAGATAGAAAAGCATGTAGAGTTATTAATGGAGAGATATCCAAAGTTAATGAGTGTTAGAGAAGATATTATTAATGGATATATTGTTTTAGAAAATTGTTACAGGACTGGAGGGAAACTTTTGATAGCCGGAAATGGTGGATCTGCAAGTGATTCGGAACATATTGCTGGTGAATTAATGAAATGTTTTAAAATACCGCGCCCGGTTAGTAAGGAATATGCAAAGAAATTAATTTCGATTGATTCAAAAAGAGGTCCAGTGTTAGCACAGAATTTGGAACAAACACTTATGGCAATTCCGTTAGTAGCGCATGAAGCATTGACAACGGCATATATCAATGATGTAGATGGGGTGGGGGTATTTGCACAACAGTTGTTCGGTTTTGGAAAAAAAGGAGATGTTTTTCTTGGAATTTCAACATCAGGAAATAGTAAAAATATTATGAATGCAACTGTAGTTGCCAGGGCTTCAGGGATGAAAATTCTTAGTTTGACTGGAGCAGAGGGTGGGGAATTGGCATTAGTATCAGATGTTGCAGTTAAGGTGCCTGAAAATGAAACATACATGATACAGGAGTTACATCTTCCTGTATATCATTGTTGGTGTTTAATGTTGGAAGATAAATTTTTTGGAAAATAA
- a CDS encoding polysaccharide pyruvyl transferase family protein: MNYIISGGWGYGNWGDEAILYCSIKMIELYKGTGELTILSYNSSNIDRYREKYQCNLSLHRLVKDGMVSYKNMLEWAKGKDVCLSSNEKKYVNMFSENDIFIMCGGGYFNEEWEESFRIRVLEILLAKRKKSKIYIHGQTIGPIGKEKNKKILYYALNMVNKIYVRDKGSYNLMKSIKLHEKTEIIPDVVNCVPDFHSVFHTTEEYVVVMFCSYRYHRSEKYKYRGKTLLWLGQKFKTILGLRKKYNKKIKTVLRSLIEEGQNIKYIVSTEWDYQYACEIAAKLGDNIEIVKSSSVFEYLNLLSGAQIIISTNMHPIVIGHAYNVPVVAISYGFKTDNYMEEIGLSEALFNIDYFDEKKVIECIKNKKFLYGKKVDKNLVYTSVEKMFIKEM; this comes from the coding sequence ATGAATTATATAATTTCAGGCGGGTGGGGATATGGAAATTGGGGAGATGAAGCCATACTATATTGTAGCATAAAAATGATAGAATTGTACAAAGGTACTGGAGAGTTAACTATTCTTTCATATAATAGTAGTAATATAGACAGGTATAGAGAAAAATATCAATGTAACTTATCATTGCATAGGCTTGTGAAGGATGGGATGGTAAGTTATAAAAATATGTTGGAATGGGCCAAAGGAAAGGATGTATGTCTATCGTCAAATGAAAAAAAATATGTAAATATGTTTTCTGAAAACGATATATTTATTATGTGTGGGGGTGGATATTTTAATGAAGAGTGGGAAGAATCATTTAGAATTAGAGTTTTAGAAATACTTTTAGCTAAAAGAAAAAAGAGTAAAATTTATATACATGGACAAACAATTGGGCCAATTGGAAAAGAAAAAAATAAAAAAATATTATATTATGCCTTAAATATGGTAAATAAAATTTATGTAAGAGATAAAGGAAGTTACAACTTAATGAAGAGCATTAAGTTGCATGAAAAAACAGAGATTATACCCGATGTAGTTAATTGTGTCCCGGATTTTCACAGTGTTTTTCATACAACTGAAGAATATGTAGTGGTAATGTTTTGCTCATATAGATATCATAGGTCGGAGAAATATAAATATCGGGGTAAGACTTTGCTTTGGCTAGGACAAAAATTTAAAACGATCTTGGGATTACGAAAAAAGTATAATAAAAAAATTAAAACAGTTCTTCGCTCATTAATAGAAGAAGGACAAAATATAAAATATATTGTCAGTACAGAGTGGGATTATCAATATGCATGTGAAATTGCTGCAAAATTAGGGGATAATATTGAAATAGTGAAAAGTAGTTCTGTATTTGAATACCTAAATCTTCTATCGGGGGCACAAATTATCATCAGTACAAATATGCATCCAATAGTTATAGGACATGCATATAATGTTCCTGTAGTTGCTATTTCATACGGATTTAAAACGGATAACTATATGGAGGAAATAGGACTTTCCGAGGCATTATTTAATATAGATTACTTTGATGAAAAGAAAGTTATAGAATGTATAAAGAATAAGAAATTTCTATATGGAAAAAAAGTTGATAAAAATTTAGTATATACATCTGTTGAAAAGATGTTTATAAAGGAAATGTAA
- a CDS encoding polysaccharide biosynthesis C-terminal domain-containing protein, translating to MGKSIRSTGLVKNTVILGIGSIGTKFISVIMLPFYTSWLSVNDYGSIDVFNALVAALVPVLSLQIEQAVFRFLIDAKEKKRKSTILKTGILTIVFILSIINILAIMLFPFIDYKLKYYFLFAIDFNVLITVLLQIIRGLGKNYAYTVNSILVCFINLLFSIIYVRYENIGVIGILRANIIANIVGIVYLLVVIWKERIWKSGSFEKTLLKTFVGYSIPMILNNVSWWILNLSDKLIVNQFLNTTYNGIYAAAGKLSYIIISLYSVFSLAWQESASRAYASVEYEEYCNKIHKIILDICIHMVAITLVISPIIFDILINEKFSQAYIHNLILIVATFFWCMSSFYGGIFVGVKNTDNLGITSMIAAITNIGINIVLINIIGLYAASISTLISYFVLFLIRYFKLQKCISIRIDMYHIFSMILAFGIGFYISIVDNKIISLIIGTLYAMAYTICSIKEIKLLLKM from the coding sequence ATGGGGAAAAGTATAAGAAGTACAGGTTTAGTAAAAAATACAGTAATACTAGGAATTGGTTCAATAGGTACAAAGTTTATTAGTGTAATCATGCTTCCGTTTTATACATCATGGTTATCGGTTAATGATTATGGATCTATAGATGTATTTAACGCTTTAGTTGCAGCATTAGTTCCTGTTTTAAGTTTGCAAATTGAACAAGCTGTTTTTAGATTTTTGATAGATGCAAAAGAAAAAAAAAGAAAAAGCACCATATTGAAAACAGGCATTTTGACAATAGTATTTATTTTGAGCATAATCAATATATTAGCGATAATGTTATTTCCTTTTATCGATTATAAATTGAAATACTATTTTTTATTTGCTATAGATTTTAATGTACTAATTACAGTGTTGTTACAAATTATTCGAGGTCTTGGGAAAAACTATGCATATACAGTGAATAGTATTTTGGTGTGTTTTATTAATCTATTGTTTAGCATAATATATGTAAGATATGAGAATATAGGGGTAATTGGTATATTACGCGCCAATATTATTGCAAATATAGTAGGAATAGTGTATCTACTAGTTGTTATTTGGAAAGAAAGGATTTGGAAAAGTGGTTCGTTTGAAAAAACACTTTTAAAAACATTTGTGGGATATTCTATTCCTATGATTTTAAATAATGTTTCGTGGTGGATCTTAAATTTATCAGATAAGTTGATAGTAAATCAATTTTTAAATACCACTTATAATGGTATATATGCCGCTGCCGGGAAACTATCATATATTATTATTTCTCTATATTCTGTTTTTTCATTAGCATGGCAGGAATCAGCTTCAAGAGCTTATGCAAGTGTTGAATATGAAGAGTATTGCAATAAAATTCATAAAATTATATTAGATATTTGTATACATATGGTTGCAATTACTCTTGTAATTTCTCCTATAATATTTGACATTTTAATTAATGAAAAATTTTCGCAAGCTTACATACATAATTTAATTCTTATAGTAGCAACTTTTTTTTGGTGTATGTCATCTTTTTATGGTGGAATTTTTGTGGGGGTAAAGAATACCGATAATCTAGGAATAACGTCAATGATAGCTGCTATAACAAACATAGGAATTAACATAGTACTTATTAATATTATAGGGTTGTATGCTGCAAGTATATCAACATTGATATCTTATTTTGTTTTGTTCTTAATACGTTATTTCAAACTGCAAAAATGTATTTCAATTAGAATTGACATGTATCATATCTTTTCGATGATACTAGCATTTGGAATAGGATTTTATATTTCTATAGTGGATAATAAAATTATTAGCTTAATTATAGGAACATTATACGCTATGGCGTATACGATATGTTCTATTAAAGAAATAAAATTATTATTAAAAATGTAA
- a CDS encoding ATP-binding protein — protein MKNKTTDIYEMLDTLSLPVAAQRFAELSKSPEFGSYTALQFIREVLEPQYIETLNNRFETNLRLSSLINKGALAENLKTGNGRIYNDATVEQILKFHFAENRQNVGIYGVTGAGKSYFLSACCVEACRRNYRCKFVDYSDLLDELIVLNRQEDLNKYRKRIRYYARIQLLFIDDFAISRYSEEGIKILYHLIKLRDDLGTSTLFSCQYSPDEWGNQLSDEKECYGKLDGIRRRLTTGFTVLIEKA, from the coding sequence ATGAAGAATAAGACTACTGATATCTATGAGATGTTGGACACACTATCCCTGCCGGTAGCCGCCCAGCGTTTCGCAGAACTGTCTAAAAGCCCTGAATTCGGCAGCTATACCGCTTTGCAGTTTATCCGTGAGGTTCTGGAACCTCAGTACATAGAAACACTCAACAACAGGTTTGAAACAAATCTGCGGCTCAGCAGCCTGATCAATAAAGGTGCTTTGGCCGAGAATCTGAAAACCGGCAACGGACGCATCTACAATGATGCCACCGTTGAACAGATCCTGAAATTTCATTTCGCTGAGAACCGGCAGAACGTCGGGATCTATGGAGTCACCGGTGCCGGCAAGTCTTATTTCCTGTCTGCCTGTTGTGTGGAAGCATGCAGACGTAATTACCGTTGTAAGTTCGTAGACTATAGTGACCTGCTGGACGAACTGATCGTCCTCAACCGCCAGGAAGACCTAAACAAGTATCGTAAGAGGATCAGATACTATGCACGGATCCAGCTGCTGTTCATTGATGATTTTGCCATAAGCAGGTATTCAGAAGAAGGGATCAAGATTCTGTATCATCTCATAAAACTTCGGGATGACCTTGGCACCTCCACACTCTTCAGCTGTCAGTATTCTCCAGATGAGTGGGGAAATCAGCTGAGTGACGAAAAGGAATGCTACGGTAAGCTTGACGGGATCAGACGCAGACTAACGACAGGATTTACTGTACTTATTGAGAAAGCATAG
- the istA gene encoding IS21 family transposase, which translates to MDYKKVLRLHFVNHLSCREIAESCGDCSKTTVNEFLKRFRENPELSYPLPADVTNEYIGNMLYKKPGVSADQLLYRDFNKEAVYKALARKGETLKHLWQKYNAIGVVDGKKPMSYRQYCRRYSEWADSKQLTFHIQRYPGVNLELDYAGKQLYLHNHQNPDETTKVTIFIAALTYSDYFYAEGMTECDIRNWIRVNNNALSYFGGVTPTITPDNCKVAVARNKDWISPVLNKDFQAWAEHNNTVLTPAKVKSPRWKPVVEGHVKIITMHILMDMEDMVFYSLDDLNRVLMEKVDAENRKPFEGLTYSRYDLFTTEEKETLLPLPPSRFEYLERKTVKVAQDFSFTFDKVHYSMPRKYLRQELEIRAGEKEIYVYNKHGDFIRTHKRSYTPKDWVIIPSDMPAGYKDYGYWTVPYFQQKASAIGPSTRALIDAVIRKYAYPVQSFRSCFGILRYAEKYSPEALERCCKDAVLAGRCNYSYICNTISTYHKEPLQSTMPQSSPNEDAATAVSGAYKDDDSKYSLKNLLKRQETEAGNEE; encoded by the coding sequence ATGGATTACAAAAAAGTACTACGGCTTCACTTTGTGAACCATCTTAGCTGCCGTGAGATTGCCGAAAGCTGCGGCGACTGCAGCAAAACAACTGTCAACGAGTTCCTGAAACGCTTCAGGGAGAATCCGGAGCTTTCATACCCTTTACCGGCAGATGTCACGAATGAATACATCGGAAACATGCTTTATAAAAAGCCTGGTGTATCGGCGGATCAGCTCCTCTACCGGGATTTTAACAAGGAAGCTGTCTACAAGGCTCTGGCCCGCAAAGGAGAGACCCTGAAGCATCTGTGGCAGAAATACAATGCCATAGGTGTCGTAGATGGAAAGAAGCCAATGAGCTATCGCCAGTACTGCAGGCGTTACAGCGAATGGGCTGATTCCAAACAGCTGACCTTCCACATCCAGCGTTATCCCGGTGTCAATCTTGAACTGGACTATGCGGGGAAGCAGCTCTATCTGCATAATCACCAGAACCCGGATGAGACCACAAAGGTCACGATCTTTATCGCTGCCCTCACCTACAGTGATTATTTTTACGCTGAGGGAATGACCGAATGCGATATCCGGAACTGGATCCGGGTCAACAATAATGCTCTGTCCTATTTTGGCGGCGTGACGCCGACAATCACCCCGGATAATTGCAAAGTAGCAGTTGCCCGGAACAAAGACTGGATCAGCCCTGTCTTGAATAAAGATTTCCAGGCATGGGCAGAACATAACAATACGGTTTTAACCCCTGCCAAAGTGAAATCCCCCCGCTGGAAACCAGTTGTGGAAGGCCACGTAAAGATCATTACCATGCACATCCTCATGGATATGGAAGACATGGTCTTTTATTCGCTGGATGATTTAAACCGTGTCCTGATGGAAAAGGTGGATGCCGAGAACCGGAAGCCTTTTGAGGGGCTCACCTATTCCCGGTATGATCTCTTTACAACAGAAGAGAAGGAGACTCTCCTGCCTCTTCCGCCCAGCCGTTTTGAATATCTTGAACGAAAGACTGTTAAAGTAGCACAAGATTTCTCCTTCACCTTCGACAAAGTCCATTATAGCATGCCCCGGAAATATCTGCGACAGGAACTTGAGATCCGGGCAGGGGAAAAAGAAATCTATGTCTATAACAAACACGGCGACTTCATCCGGACGCATAAGCGGAGCTACACACCGAAAGACTGGGTGATCATCCCCTCGGATATGCCTGCCGGATACAAAGACTATGGCTATTGGACGGTGCCTTATTTTCAACAGAAAGCATCTGCTATCGGACCCAGCACCCGTGCTTTGATCGATGCAGTCATTCGAAAATACGCTTATCCGGTGCAGTCATTCCGAAGCTGCTTTGGTATTCTGCGGTATGCGGAGAAGTACTCGCCGGAAGCCCTGGAACGCTGCTGTAAAGACGCCGTTTTAGCTGGGAGATGCAACTATTCCTATATCTGTAACACAATCTCAACTTACCATAAAGAGCCGCTGCAAAGTACAATGCCACAGAGCAGTCCCAACGAAGATGCTGCAACAGCCGTATCCGGCGCCTACAAAGATGATGACAGCAAGTATTCCCTTAAGAACCTGCTGAAGCGTCAGGAAACGGAGGCAGGCAATGAAGAATAA
- the gmhB gene encoding D-glycero-beta-D-manno-heptose 1,7-bisphosphate 7-phosphatase: MKVIIMAGGQGTRIRSVVSGIPKPMIPINGIPILEHEIISLRNQGFKDLIITVSYLGDAIMNYFGNGEKWGVRIEYYNEKKPLGNAGALFKIKDKLNTDFLLLNGDCLFDIDFNRFIKFHKSHKSLATIFTHPNDHPYDSGLIIANTDGSVRNWLGEEETRPEFYHNRVNAGLHIISPRVLDIIDGSEVGRVNENGEIVKIDLDRQILKPLVRTGKIFCYDSPEYVKDMGTPQRLNQVRKDFESGKVKEKNLLNRQRAVFLDRDGTINVYKGFLRDANEFELIDGVAEAIREINLSGYLCVVITNQPVIARGEVTWNELEEIHKKMETLLGRKGAYLDGIYFCPHHPHSGFKGEIEALKFDCDCRKPKPGLLLKASEDINIDLTKSWMIGDSGNDVKAGKAAGCKTVLVKKDSSKNSLEDYGQDHTFESLNQFVDWFLSLEDY, translated from the coding sequence ATGAAAGTGATAATTATGGCAGGTGGACAAGGAACAAGGATTAGATCTGTTGTGTCTGGGATACCTAAACCTATGATACCAATAAACGGAATACCTATTCTTGAACATGAAATTATTTCTTTGAGAAATCAGGGCTTTAAAGATTTAATTATTACAGTGTCGTATTTAGGCGATGCTATTATGAACTATTTTGGAAATGGAGAAAAATGGGGAGTAAGAATTGAGTATTATAATGAAAAAAAGCCGTTAGGCAATGCGGGAGCATTATTTAAGATAAAAGATAAACTTAACACAGATTTTTTGCTTTTAAATGGAGATTGTTTATTTGATATAGATTTTAATAGATTTATAAAATTCCATAAATCTCATAAAAGTTTGGCTACGATATTTACACATCCTAATGACCATCCTTATGATAGCGGTCTAATAATTGCTAATACAGATGGAAGCGTTAGAAACTGGCTAGGTGAAGAAGAGACAAGACCAGAATTTTATCATAATAGAGTAAATGCAGGACTTCATATAATATCTCCTAGAGTTTTAGATATAATAGATGGAAGTGAGGTGGGAAGAGTAAATGAAAATGGGGAAATAGTTAAAATTGATCTTGATAGACAAATACTTAAGCCATTAGTTAGAACTGGGAAGATATTTTGCTATGATTCTCCAGAGTATGTGAAAGATATGGGGACACCTCAACGTTTAAATCAAGTTAGGAAAGATTTTGAATCAGGGAAAGTAAAAGAGAAAAATTTGTTAAATAGACAAAGAGCCGTGTTCTTGGATAGAGATGGGACTATTAATGTATATAAAGGATTTTTGCGCGATGCTAATGAGTTTGAATTAATTGATGGTGTTGCGGAGGCTATTAGAGAGATTAATTTATCTGGTTACCTTTGTGTTGTTATTACGAATCAGCCAGTAATTGCAAGAGGAGAAGTGACTTGGAATGAATTAGAAGAAATCCATAAGAAGATGGAGACGCTACTTGGGAGAAAAGGTGCTTATCTTGATGGTATTTACTTTTGTCCGCACCATCCGCATAGCGGATTCAAGGGAGAAATTGAAGCGTTGAAATTTGATTGTGATTGTAGAAAGCCTAAACCAGGATTATTGTTAAAGGCATCAGAAGATATTAATATAGATTTGACAAAGAGCTGGATGATAGGTGATAGTGGAAATGATGTTAAAGCAGGAAAAGCGGCTGGATGTAAAACTGTACTGGTTAAGAAAGATTCATCTAAAAATAGTCTGGAAGATTATGGACAAGACCATACCTTTGAATCTTTAAATCAATTTGTGGATTGGTTCTTGAGCTTAGAGGATTATTAA
- the istB gene encoding IS21-like element helper ATPase IstB translates to MNREILKSMDTGHIPVQRLTALLETFTLKHAARMLPDLLETADLQDSSCREFLLAVLETEVKGRNERRRKRNYSAAHFPPNIRPLEEFDPEELESGITHAQLSVLKELSWLDNCGNLVFAGPPGLGKTMVACGLGLQAVNSGYTVCFEKMTSLIKILDTAETERAAGFRLKNIKKAQLVIIDEIGYTPISRGQANRFFTFISDTYETSSIIFTTNKEIVDWAEMMGDPVLTTAMLDRILHHAKCYSFRGESYRLKHPDLYPQGETGM, encoded by the coding sequence ATGAACCGTGAAATCTTAAAAAGTATGGATACCGGCCATATCCCTGTACAGCGGCTCACAGCGTTGCTCGAAACATTTACCTTAAAGCACGCGGCGCGCATGCTTCCGGATCTTCTGGAAACTGCGGATCTGCAGGACTCCTCCTGCAGGGAATTTCTTCTGGCCGTTCTTGAGACCGAAGTCAAAGGGCGGAATGAACGGCGTCGGAAGCGTAACTATTCCGCGGCGCATTTTCCACCAAATATCCGGCCGCTGGAAGAGTTTGATCCGGAAGAGCTGGAGTCAGGTATCACCCACGCACAGCTCTCCGTTTTGAAAGAACTGTCCTGGCTGGACAACTGCGGAAACCTTGTCTTTGCGGGGCCTCCGGGCCTCGGCAAGACCATGGTTGCCTGTGGCCTTGGTCTGCAGGCTGTCAACAGCGGCTATACTGTATGTTTTGAGAAGATGACCAGTCTGATCAAGATCCTTGATACCGCAGAGACAGAGCGTGCAGCCGGATTCCGGCTCAAAAATATCAAGAAAGCACAGCTTGTCATAATTGATGAGATCGGCTACACACCGATCAGCCGCGGACAGGCAAACAGATTTTTCACATTTATCAGTGATACCTATGAAACCAGTTCTATCATCTTTACCACCAACAAAGAGATCGTTGACTGGGCTGAGATGATGGGGGATCCGGTACTTACCACTGCAATGCTGGATCGGATCCTGCACCATGCCAAGTGTTACTCTTTCCGCGGGGAATCGTACCGGCTGAAGCACCCTGACCTTTACCCACAGGGAGAAACAGGGATGTAA
- a CDS encoding Mu transposase domain-containing protein, with amino-acid sequence MLTKTKMQEIQDLKLQGYTKADIIRYYEAQGRKPPSRPTISKYYDMDVLPDDPGAKLAKPKTFDAEPFRSTIIRILETNSGKTFCMSSVYDVLEEKFIENGDYEKLPGNQQTLRNYIHYLEDSGQINREPEHRRIYDYVFDTPPGEQMLIDFGEETLSKTTHIHFMCLLLRYSRFLCVYAQDHKYNSEEACKAIYRSFCRLGGRPKELVIDQDAVFVASETYGEVIKTRTFEDFCTEQDIRLWVCNKADPESKGPIENSVGFVKKNFFSARKVTCIDDVWRSLPGWLERKNQRIHRSTLRVPKAVYDSIERSAMRPLLPSVYETSPNTFRTYEIAAIPYVLYKSCRYSVPRDYAFKTVQFKVVSGKIHIYDDQLNYICSHNLSERKGSVNQLPEHRKQDSGDWIEIMERLRGKWNCYDFQHFINGVKKENPRHISKQLRAIEQFLDSENPDKSLVAQVMKECCQKYRYQFSQFKVVYSLAKAGRELTTDDCRAQVPSGSVSYTDLSVYAKAFQERTERKEAAAR; translated from the coding sequence ATGCTGACAAAAACAAAAATGCAGGAAATACAGGATTTAAAACTGCAAGGTTACACAAAAGCTGATATTATCAGATACTATGAAGCGCAGGGACGCAAGCCTCCCAGCCGGCCCACAATCAGCAAGTATTATGACATGGATGTGCTCCCGGATGATCCCGGCGCTAAGCTCGCAAAACCGAAAACCTTTGATGCGGAACCTTTCCGCAGTACGATTATCAGGATCCTTGAAACAAACAGCGGAAAAACGTTCTGTATGTCATCAGTTTACGATGTTCTGGAAGAAAAATTCATCGAAAACGGAGACTATGAGAAACTTCCCGGGAACCAACAGACGCTCCGGAACTACATCCATTATCTTGAGGATTCCGGACAGATCAACAGGGAGCCTGAGCACCGCCGTATCTATGATTATGTTTTTGACACCCCGCCCGGAGAACAGATGCTGATTGACTTCGGTGAGGAGACTCTCTCAAAAACAACGCATATCCATTTCATGTGCCTTTTGCTGCGTTATAGCCGTTTTTTATGCGTCTATGCACAGGATCACAAGTATAACTCGGAAGAGGCCTGTAAGGCGATCTACCGTAGTTTCTGCAGGCTTGGAGGGCGTCCTAAAGAACTGGTCATTGACCAGGACGCCGTGTTTGTCGCCAGTGAAACCTATGGTGAAGTCATCAAGACCAGGACCTTTGAAGATTTCTGTACTGAACAGGATATCCGGCTCTGGGTGTGTAATAAAGCGGATCCGGAAAGCAAGGGACCTATCGAAAACTCTGTCGGGTTCGTGAAGAAAAACTTCTTCAGTGCGCGGAAGGTCACCTGTATCGATGATGTATGGCGTTCCCTGCCCGGATGGCTGGAACGCAAGAACCAGCGGATCCACCGTTCTACCTTACGGGTCCCAAAAGCAGTCTACGACAGCATTGAAAGGTCAGCCATGCGGCCTCTTCTTCCATCCGTGTATGAAACATCTCCGAATACATTCCGCACTTATGAAATCGCGGCAATACCTTACGTCCTGTATAAATCATGCAGGTATTCGGTTCCACGTGATTATGCTTTCAAAACGGTACAGTTCAAAGTTGTCAGTGGGAAGATCCACATTTATGATGACCAGCTGAACTATATCTGTTCCCATAATCTCAGCGAGAGGAAGGGAAGTGTTAATCAGCTCCCGGAACACCGGAAACAGGACTCCGGAGACTGGATCGAGATCATGGAGCGTCTCCGTGGGAAATGGAACTGCTATGACTTCCAGCACTTCATCAATGGTGTGAAAAAGGAAAATCCACGGCATATCTCCAAACAGCTTCGGGCAATTGAACAGTTCCTTGATTCTGAGAATCCGGATAAATCCCTGGTAGCGCAGGTGATGAAGGAATGCTGCCAGAAATACCGGTATCAGTTCTCACAGTTTAAAGTTGTTTACAGTCTTGCAAAAGCCGGCCGGGAACTGACCACAGACGACTGCCGTGCCCAGGTTCCATCCGGCAGTGTCAGCTACACGGATCTTTCTGTTTATGCAAAAGCCTTTCAGGAACGCACAGAAAGGAAGGAGGCTGCTGCTCGATGA